The nucleotide window TACGTGGCGGCCAAGCATATCGTATACGGCAATGTTCACATCCTGCTCACGCGCAATAGTCATGGTGAACTGCGTCGTTGGGTTGAATGGATCAGGATAGGGCTTCTGCATTTCAGCAGCACCTACAAGTGCGATATTGGCAGAAACGGCGTCGCTATAGGCAAAGGTGCCGTCGAAGTCGATCTGCTTCAAGCGGAAATTGTGATTGCCGGAAGCGAGGTCACGCGTCCGGAAGGTGTAGCGCTGTCTTTCGGTGGTTGTACCGCGACCGGCAACAAAACCGATGTTGGTATACGCACCGTCTACATACTGCTGTACTTCAAAGCCGGCGTTGTTCGTTTCACTGGCAGTTTCCCAGTGCAACACAGCGCGGCGATCCTGAACGAGCGACGTGAAAGACGTAAGTTCAACAGGCAACAACCCTGGAGGAATGTCCTGGTACTGCACGGTCATGGTGAACTTCGTATCAGCGAGGTCGCCAAAGGAGTTGTTTTCGAACGTGAAAGAACCTGTGTTGGTCATGGTTACAACCGTTTCCGCATCAGCGTTGACCAGAATTACTGTAACCCAACTTTCGAGGTCCCAGTTAACCGTCATTACGTTGGTAACGTCACCCTCATCTTTTTTAATCTCAAGGATATGCGTTTTAGTGAGATTTTTGTCTGCTGCTTCACCGCCACGGATATCACGTTCTGTATATTCGTTATCAGATGAACGCTGGAAACGAGCTTCAACACCTACACTCCAGGGCGGCATGCTTACACTCTCACCCAGTGCCGCTTCACTGTCGTAAGCATCTGATGCGCGGACATCCAGACCAAAAAACACCTGGTCTGATTTGCCGGCAGAATTGAAAGTTAAGCTAAATTCAATCTGTGGTGTTGGGC belongs to Bacteroidota bacterium and includes:
- a CDS encoding T9SS type A sorting domain-containing protein codes for the protein MSRFLSFCLIAFFTVQLAAAQPGPTPQIEFSLTFNSAGKSDQVFFGLDVRASDAYDSEAALGESVSMPPWSVGVEARFQRSSDNEYTERDIRGGEAADKNLTKTHILEIKKDEGDVTNVMTVNWDLESWVTVILVNADAETVVTMTNTGSFTFENNSFGDLADTKFTMTVQYQDIPPGLLPVELTSFTSLVQDRRAVLHWETASETNNAGFEVQQYVDGAYTNIGFVAGRGTTTERQRYTFRTRDLASGNHNFRLKQIDFDGTFAYSDAVSANIALVGAAEMQKPYPDPFNPTTQFTMTIAREQDVNIAVYDMLGRHVQTLHQGALSPSEAHQFTFEASNLPSGRYFIRAVGEFFNQSQTVTLLK